The Bernardetia sp. ABR2-2B DNA window CATAAAACCAAAAATACCTCTTAATCAAATTATTAATTAAGAGGTATTTTTATGAATAGGCTTTTCAATTCTTATTTGGTATATGCACCCGACGAATAGGTAAGCTCATAACTATGCGTATATATTTCGAAAACAATTCCAAAAGGGTCTTCTACATAACACATTTTATAAGGTTTATCGTTTGGATAATATTCTCTAATTGGCATTCTTTTTTTGCCACCATAAGATATGATTTTATCAATCAATTCTTCAATATTTGGGTCTTGTATGCAAAAATGAAAAAGTCCTGTATTGAATGGATTAAATTCAGGAGCTTCTTTAACTCCATGAGGAAATGAAAATAGCTCTACTCCAATTCCATCAGAAGTAGCTAAATGTGCAATTTCAAACTCTTCCCAATCTTCTCCAAAAACATCAATACACATCTGCCCAATAGCAGTTTCTTTTTCTTTTTTAATTTGAGAAGGCTCCATAATAATATACCAGCCCATTACCTCTGAATAAAACTTTACAGCTTCTTTAATATTTGGCACTGTCATTCCGATATGAGAAAATGATTTTGGATAATCTTGATTTTTCATAATCTATTTTTTAGTTATTGTCTATAATTAGATAACAAAGTTGAGCTATATTTGTCAAAATAACAATAAGTTACCAAAATGTGTAAAATACAGACTATCAATTATTTATATTTTTATGATTAACAAAAAACAACATTGTCCTCTTAATTATACAATGAATCTTATTGGAACAAAATGGAAACCTTTAATTTTATTTCATCTATTAGAAGGAGAATTACGTTCAGGAGAGTTACAAAAACAAATTCCAAGTATTTCAAATAAAATGTTTACTCAAACAGTTAGAGAATTAGAAAAAGATGGGCTTATTTGTAGAACAGTTTTTCCTGTATCTCCTCCTAAAGTAGAATATAAATTGAGTAAAAGAGGAAAGTCCTTAGAAAGTATTTTGAGAAGTTTAGATAAATGGGGATTGGAAGATAATAAAAATACTGCAACTGATTAGTGAATAGCTTCAATAAAAATAACCTATGTTCAAAAAAATAGCTTCTTTTATTTTACAAATTTTTCTTATTGTTTTATTGACTGTTTTTACTCAAATTGGAGGAGCAATCTGGTTAGTCATGTGGCTACAAGCAAATTTTTTATGTTTTAAAATAAAGAAAAAATCGTACTCTACTTATCTCAAAATAAAACTATCTCTATTTTTTGGGTTTTATCTTTTCGCTACATTTATCGTTGTTCCACTTGCAGCAGAGAAGTATAGCAATAGAGTAGCACTTCCAATTTTTGCAGAAAATAATATTCAACCTACTACTATTTGGACATGTATTTTGAATAGACATTATGTAAAACCAAAACTCAGAGAGGCTTTATTTAGAATAGGAAATAATTTTGATAAAAAATATCCTAACTCAAAAGTGAGTTATTTGGATGCTAATTTTCCATTTTCTCTTGCCTTATATAAAAACAAAGGCTTTCCACTTTTACCTCACCTTAGCCATAATGACGGAAAAAAAATAGATTTGAGCTTTTTCTATTTGGATAAGGAAACTCAAGAACCTACTGACGAAAAACCTTCTTTTTCTGGTTATGGAATTTATGAAGAACCCAAAAAGGGAGAGTTTAATCAAGCAGAAGTCTGTTTGAAACAAAGTTGGTACTACGAAATAGGAAAATATGCCAAAGTATATAGCAACGAGGACAATTATTCTTTTGATAAAAAAAGAACAAGTTATTTAATGACTTTGATTATAAAAGAACAATCTATAAAGAAGTTTTTTTTAGAACCTCATCTCAAAAATCGTTTTAAAATTACTTCTCCAAAATGGCATTTTCATGGTTGTAAGGCTTCTAGGCATGATGACCATGTTCATATTCAGTTGTAGAATAAAATGGTGGTATTCG harbors:
- a CDS encoding VOC family protein, with translation MMKNQDYPKSFSHIGMTVPNIKEAVKFYSEVMGWYIIMEPSQIKKEKETAIGQMCIDVFGEDWEEFEIAHLATSDGIGVELFSFPHGVKEAPEFNPFNTGLFHFCIQDPNIEELIDKIISYGGKKRMPIREYYPNDKPYKMCYVEDPFGIVFEIYTHSYELTYSSGAYTK
- a CDS encoding helix-turn-helix domain-containing protein, whose product is MINKKQHCPLNYTMNLIGTKWKPLILFHLLEGELRSGELQKQIPSISNKMFTQTVRELEKDGLICRTVFPVSPPKVEYKLSKRGKSLESILRSLDKWGLEDNKNTATD